CGGCCCCGGCCCGGCTGACCGCCAGGTGTGCCGAGTCGACCCGGTTGACCTGGCCCATGCCCACCCCGACGGTTGCCCCGTCGGCGGCGAGCAGGATCGCGTTGCTCTTCACCGACCGCACCGCCCGCCAGGCGAAGACGAGGTCACGCAGCAGCGCCTCGTCGGCCGCCTCGCCGGTGGCCAGCCGCCAGCTCGCCGGGTCGTCGCCGGGGGCGTCCACCCGGTCGGCCAGCTGCACCAGCAGCCCGCCGCTCACCTGCCGCCACTCGGCCGCCGGCGGTTGCCAGGCCGGGGCGCGCAGCAGCCGCAGGTTCTTCTTGGCCCGCAGTACGTCGACCGCCTCGGGAGCGAACTCCGGGGCCACCACGACCTCGGTGAAGATCTCCGAGATCTGCTCGGCCAGCTCGACGGTGACCGCCCGGTTCACCGCGATCACCCCGCCGAAGGCGCTCAGCGGGTCGCAGGCGTGCGCCTTGCGGTGCGCCTCGGCCACGTCCGCGCCGACCGCGATGCCGCACGGGTTGGCGTGCTTGATGATCGCCACCGCCGGCTGGTCGGCGAAGTCGTTCGCCGCCCGCCAGGCCGCGTCGGCGTCGACGTAGTTGTTGTACGACATCTCCTTGCCGTGCAGCTGCTCGGCCTGGGCCAGCCCGGCCGGAGCGTCCGGGTCGGTGTAGAGCGCCGCCGCCTGGTGCGGGTTCTCCCCGTAACGCAGGGTCCGGTCGGCGTGCAGCCCCAGCCCGGTGAAGGCGGGCCACTCCTGCTCGGCCGGGGCCAGCTGCGCCGCGCACCAGTTCGCCACCGCGATGTCGTACTCGGCGATGTCGGCGAAGGCGCGGGCGGCCAGCGCCCGGCGCTGGGTCAGGGTGAAGCCACCATCGCCGAGCGCGGCCAGCACCGCCGGGTACGCCGACGGGTCGGTGACCACCGCGACCGAGGCGTGGTTCTTGGCCGCGGCCCGGACCATCGCCGGACCACCGATGTCGATCTGCTCGACACACTCCTCGACGCTGGCCCCGGAGGCGACCGTGGCCTGGAACGGGTAGAGGTTGGAGACCAGCAGGTCGATCCCCGCGATGCCGTGCTCGTCGAGCTGACCTGCGTGGCTGGGCTTGCGCAGGTCGGCGAGGAGCCCGCCGTGGATCTTCGGGTGCAGGGTCTTCACCCGCCCGTCGAGGATCTCCGGGAAGCCGGTCACCGTCTCCACGGCGGTCACCGGTACGCCGGCGGCCGAGATCGTCGCCGCGGTGCTGCCGGTCGAGACGAGCTCCACCCCCGCGTCGTGCAGGGCGCGGGCCAGCTCCGCCAACCCGGACTTGTCGTAGACGCTTACCAGCGCCCGCCGAAGGGGGCGGCGTTCGTCCGCAGTGGCACTCACGGCACAGTGACCTTTCTTCCGGTGATCGTCCAACCATCACGGACCAGCCGACCGACCTGTTCGACGAGCTGGCGCCGTTCGGCTTCCTTGATGCGCTCGGTGAGCGTCTCCTCGTCGTCGTCGTCGAGCACCGGCACCGCGACCTGGGCGACGATCGGACCGGTGTCCATGCCGGCGTCGACGAAGAAGAGGGTGGCCCCGGTGACCTTGACGCCGTAGGCGAGGGCGTCCCGGGGGCCGTGGATGCCGGGGAACGCCGGCAGCAGGGTGTTGTGCGTGTTCAGGTAGCGGTCGCCGAAGGCGGCCAGGAACCGCGGGCCGACCAGCTTGAGGAAACCGGCCGAGACGACCAGGTCGGGGCGGTGCCGGGCGACCTGGTCGGTGAGCGCGGCGTCCCAGTCCTCACGGGTGGGGTGGTCCTTCACCCGCTCGACGAAGCTCGGCACCCCGGCCGTGGCGGCCCGGTCCAGGCCGGCGATGCCGTCCCGGTCGGCGCCGACGGCGACCACCCGGGCGCCGTACGCCGGGTCGGCTCCCGCGTCCAGCAGCGCCTGCAGGTTGCTGCCGGAACCGGAGACGAGGACGACGACGCGGGCGGCGGAGCCGGGGTCGGTCACGCGGGCGGCGAACGCGGGGGCGGTCGCCCGGGGGGCGGACGCGGGGTCGGTCACGCGGCCACCCTATCGGTCCGGCGAGCAGGTCCATCAGCTGGGCGGTGTCCGGTTCGTGGCCGGTGAATGTCGCCCCCACCAGGTACGCTGCCGCTCGCCCGGTCTTCGACAAGCGCCCGGTCACCTGCCGGGCGGCGGCCCCGGCGGCCCGGCACGATCAGGAGTCAGCGCACGGTCATGTTTTCCCGGTCGATCGGGTACTGACAGATCGGTTCCACCGACCGACAGCGATCCAGCCAAGGAGCGAATCCGACATGCAGCCCGGCAACCCCGGCCAGGACCCGTACGGCCAGCAGCCCAGCTCGGGCCAGCCGTACGGTCAACAGCCCACCTCGGGCCAGCCCTACGGCCAGCAGCCCACCTCGGGCCAGCCCTACGGCCAGCAGCCCACCTCGGGCCAGCCCTACGGCCAGCAGCCCGATCCGTACGCGCCGCCGCCGCAGGCCCCCTACGGTCAGCAGGACCCGTACGGCCAGCAGCCCCCGTACGGCCCGGGCCCCACCCACCCCAACGCCGGGTACCCGCAGCCGTCGGGGCAGAACAACACCCTGGGTCTGATCGCGATGATCCTCGGTATCGCCTCGATCCCGCTGGCCTGCTGCTACCTGGGCATCCCGCTGGGCATCGCCGGCCTGGTCACCGGTTTCCTCGGCAAGCAGAAGGCCGACCAGGGCCAGGCCAGCAACGGCGGCCAGGCCAAGACCGGTCTGATCTGCGGTGGGGTCGGTGTCGTGCTGGGCATCCTGCAGATCATCGCGATCGTGGTGCTCAACGTGAACCCGACGAGCGGGGTCTGAGCGTCCGACACCCGCGGGGGCGTTTCCGGCTGGCCCGGGGGCGCCCCTGCGTCGTACTAACGGGTAAGGGTGCGGGCCGCGGCGGCACCGAGCAGGGCACCGACCGCGACGACCGCCGTGGTCACCGCGGCCACCTGCCACGGCACCGGCCCGATCTCGGCCAACCTGCCGCCGCCCAACGAGCCGCCGGAGGCCACCGCGGCCAGGCCGAGCAGCGCCCCCGCCACCGGGCCGGCGAGCGCCGCCGGGCCGAGCAACGCCAGCCAACCGACCGGGGTACGGTCGTCGGCCGCCGCCCGCAGCACCCGGCGGGCCAGCAGCCAGCCGGCGGCCATCGCGGCGAGCACCGGCACCGCGAGCAACCCGGCCGCGAATCCGTCGACCGGCCCGCGCGGCAGCCCGGCCAGCAACGGTACGGCCGGCAGCGCGCCGACGGAGACCTCGCTGGTCCGCACGGCGGTGTCGGTGCCGACGGCGAACCCGGGACCGAGCAGGTAGCTGGTGGACCAGACCGTGGCGTTGGGCGCGTAGGCGAGGCTGACCAGGGTCACCCCGGCCTGCCCGGCCACCCCGGTCCGGTACGCCCCGATCATGTCGGCGGCGTCCCCACCACCGGTGGCCACGGCCAGGCCGCCCGCCCCGGCCCCCGCGCCGAGCAGCAGCACCCCGGCCACCAGGCCGGTCCGGATCCCGTCGCGCAGCACCGGGTGGGCCCGTTCGGCGAGCAGCGCGACGACGGCCGTGGTGCGTACCGCGCCGGCCAGGGCGGCCAGCGTGCCGAAGACGGCCAGGGTGCCGCCGGCCCGTACCGGCGACACGGTGAGCCCACCGGTGCCGGCGAGCAGCGCGGCGAGCACGCCCAGCAGGCCGTACCAGCTGCCCACCGCGACCGCCGCGGTGAGCGCCTGCCCCGGCGCGCGGGCGTTGCGGGCGCCGATCGCCCGGCTGGTGTGTACGCCCGCCCGGGCCAGCCGCCAGACCGCCAGCACGGTCAACGCCAGCGGGACCAGGCGCAGCGAACCGGTACCGGTCTCCAGGGGCACCCCGTGGCCGAGCAGCCAGCCGGCGAGCCCGGCGGAGAGCGCCTTGGTGACCGCGGCGGCGTCCTCGCTGAGCTGGGCCAGCCCGAGCACCAGCGCGACCGGCAGGTACGAGGTGAGCGCCGCCCAGCCGGCGGCGACCCCGGCGGCGACGACGAGCGGTGCCCGCCGTGGCCGCCCGCCAGCGGAACCGGATCCACCGGACCGGCCCGCCCCGCTCCTCGACGGCGCTCCGGCGGACCGGGGTGCCACGCCGGACCGGGCCCGGTCACCGGCACGGGGTACGCCACCGGAACGGGCGGCACCGGAACGGGCCGCATCGGAACGGGTGACGTCGGAACGGGCGGCATCGGAACGGGCCGCATCGGAACGGGCGGCGTCGGAACGGGTGGCGTCGGAACGGGTGGCGTCGGAGCGGGCGGCCGGCACCTGTCGGCCCCGACCGGCACGCTCGGTCGGCCGGGCACCGGCACCGGAGCCGGCGGGGCGGCGTGGCTGATCAGGGGGGACGGAGGACATCGCGTCTACTCTGGCATGCCGCGCCCGTACTGGCAGTCCGGTATCTCGGTGCGACGGTGGCGAGTTCCGGCGGGACCGGCCGGTACGGGGACGGTGGCGAGTTCGGCGAACCACCGGTACGGCGTACCGGATCCGGTTTAGCCTCGGCCCAGGACGCGACCGTCACCGTCGCGGCACCGACCGCTCGGAGGAAGCCGTGAACGCTCCGTACGCACCGCCACCGCCGGCCCCCGCAGGCCGCGACCGTACGATGCTCTATGGGATCCTGGGGATCGTCCTCGGCCTCATCTGCTGCGGCATCCTCGGCAT
Above is a window of Micromonospora yangpuensis DNA encoding:
- a CDS encoding DUF6350 family protein; translated protein: MSSVPPDQPRRPAGSGAGARPTERAGRGRQVPAARSDATRSDATRSDAARSDAARSDAARSDVTRSDAARSGAARSGGVPRAGDRARSGVAPRSAGAPSRSGAGRSGGSGSAGGRPRRAPLVVAAGVAAGWAALTSYLPVALVLGLAQLSEDAAAVTKALSAGLAGWLLGHGVPLETGTGSLRLVPLALTVLAVWRLARAGVHTSRAIGARNARAPGQALTAAVAVGSWYGLLGVLAALLAGTGGLTVSPVRAGGTLAVFGTLAALAGAVRTTAVVALLAERAHPVLRDGIRTGLVAGVLLLGAGAGAGGLAVATGGGDAADMIGAYRTGVAGQAGVTLVSLAYAPNATVWSTSYLLGPGFAVGTDTAVRTSEVSVGALPAVPLLAGLPRGPVDGFAAGLLAVPVLAAMAAGWLLARRVLRAAADDRTPVGWLALLGPAALAGPVAGALLGLAAVASGGSLGGGRLAEIGPVPWQVAAVTTAVVAVGALLGAAAARTLTR
- the purN gene encoding phosphoribosylglycinamide formyltransferase yields the protein MTDPGSAARVVVLVSGSGSNLQALLDAGADPAYGARVVAVGADRDGIAGLDRAATAGVPSFVERVKDHPTREDWDAALTDQVARHRPDLVVSAGFLKLVGPRFLAAFGDRYLNTHNTLLPAFPGIHGPRDALAYGVKVTGATLFFVDAGMDTGPIVAQVAVPVLDDDDEETLTERIKEAERRQLVEQVGRLVRDGWTITGRKVTVP
- a CDS encoding DUF4190 domain-containing protein, with product MQPGNPGQDPYGQQPSSGQPYGQQPTSGQPYGQQPTSGQPYGQQPTSGQPYGQQPDPYAPPPQAPYGQQDPYGQQPPYGPGPTHPNAGYPQPSGQNNTLGLIAMILGIASIPLACCYLGIPLGIAGLVTGFLGKQKADQGQASNGGQAKTGLICGGVGVVLGILQIIAIVVLNVNPTSGV
- the purH gene encoding bifunctional phosphoribosylaminoimidazolecarboxamide formyltransferase/IMP cyclohydrolase codes for the protein MSATADERRPLRRALVSVYDKSGLAELARALHDAGVELVSTGSTAATISAAGVPVTAVETVTGFPEILDGRVKTLHPKIHGGLLADLRKPSHAGQLDEHGIAGIDLLVSNLYPFQATVASGASVEECVEQIDIGGPAMVRAAAKNHASVAVVTDPSAYPAVLAALGDGGFTLTQRRALAARAFADIAEYDIAVANWCAAQLAPAEQEWPAFTGLGLHADRTLRYGENPHQAAALYTDPDAPAGLAQAEQLHGKEMSYNNYVDADAAWRAANDFADQPAVAIIKHANPCGIAVGADVAEAHRKAHACDPLSAFGGVIAVNRAVTVELAEQISEIFTEVVVAPEFAPEAVDVLRAKKNLRLLRAPAWQPPAAEWRQVSGGLLVQLADRVDAPGDDPASWRLATGEAADEALLRDLVFAWRAVRSVKSNAILLAADGATVGVGMGQVNRVDSAHLAVSRAGAERARGSVAASDAFFPFADGLKILADAGVRAVVQPGGSIRDEEVVAAAKEAGLTMYLTGTRHFFH